One Rosa chinensis cultivar Old Blush chromosome 5, RchiOBHm-V2, whole genome shotgun sequence genomic region harbors:
- the LOC112164811 gene encoding protein HIRA isoform X1 has product MIAEKPSWIKHEGLQIFSIDVQPGGLRLATGGGDHKVRIWNMKSLGRDMENEDSTQRLLATLRDHFGSVNCVRWAKHSRYVATGSDDQVILIHERKPGSGTTEFGSGEPPDVENWKVIMTLRGHTADVVDLNWSPDDSMLASGSLDNTIHIWNMSNGICTAVLRGHSSLVKGVTWDPIGSFIASQSDDKTVIIWKTSDWSLAHRTDGHWAKSLGSTFFRRLGWSPCGHFITTTHGFQKPRHSAPVLERGEWSATFDFLGHNAPIIVVKFNHSMFMRKFTNAQEGKTAPVGWTNGASKTGGKEPQPYNVIAIGSQDRTITVWTTASPRPLFVAKHFFTQSVVDLSWSPDGYSLFACSLDGSVATFHFEVKELGHRLSDAELDELKRNRYGDVRGRQANLAESPAQLLLEAASAKQVASKKVSLDVQQNHTLEKSSAHVGVATKASETQLADMKKSGGAAPDCLNKVSMATRISGPVKQREYRRPDGRKRITPEAVGVPSQQENISMGAQSQALDFPPMSSDHRKDDNGLVVADSGIRETSFRGTLGRSTDTKERYGATARAMITESLVIEKVPASTSRDESINVEQTGNVKACNSVGSSSSILSIRVFDKKEWEDTVPICLEARPWEQAANDVFGMGNTFITKETEITCTRGLQTLWSDRISGKVTVLAGNVNFWAVGCEDGCIQVYTKCGRRAMPTMMVGSAAIFIDCDECWKLFLVTKKGSFYLWDLFTRNCLLNDSLTSLVTSNPNPSAKDAGIIKVISAKLSRSGSPIVVLATRHAFLFDMGLMCWLRVADDCFPGSNFASSWNLTSTQSGELAALQVDVRKYLARKPVWSRVTDDGVQTRAHLEAQLASSLALKSPSEYRQCLLSYIRFLAREADESRLREVCESFLGPPTGMMENTSLHSKNLAWDPCVLGMRKHKLLREEILPAMASNRKVQRLLNEFMDLISEYESVETNIEKKSHASPTEKAPAAELMDSSPTVTNQLNLVPAPTDQMKSVHASTDIVGSQVAVNQENSAPLAKDKFDSDHPPPVIDQVGLSSQDAGS; this is encoded by the exons ATGATTGCGGAGAAGCCCAGTTGGATTAAGCACGAAGGACTGCAGATATTCTCCATTGATGTTCAGCCCGGTGGGCTTAGGCTTGCCACCGGTGGGGGCGATCACAAG GTACGAATATGGAACATGAAGTCTCTTGGCCGGGATATGGAAAATGAGGACTCAACTCAGAGGCTACTTGCAACCCTCCGTGATCACTTTGGCTCTGTTAACTGTGTTAGGTGGGCTAAGCACAGTCGTTATGTTGCAACAGGGTCTGATGATCAAGTGATTCTAATTCATGAGAGGAAGCCTGGTTCGGGAACCACCGAGTTTGGCAGTGGAGAGCCACCTGATGTTGAGAATTGGAAAGTTATAATGACTTTGAGAGGGCATACTGCTGATGTG GTGGATCTTAATTGGTCTCCAGATGACTCGATGTTGGCCAGTGGAAGTTTAGATAATACTATACATATCTGGAATATGAGCAATGGTATTTGCACTGCTGTTCTTAGGGGTCACTCTAGCCTGGTTAAAGGAGTTACTTGGGATCCCATTGGCTCGTTCATAGCAAGTCAATCAGACGATAAGACAGTAATTATTTGGAAGACAAGCGACTGGAGTCTTGCTCACAGGACTGACGGTCACTGGGCAAAATCA CTTGGATCTACCTTTTTCAGGCGTCTTGGATGGTCACCTTGTGGTCACTTCATTACTACTACTCATGGATTCCAGAAACCAAGGCATTCAGCACCTGTTCTTGAGAGAGGCGAATGGTCTGCCACATTTGACTTCCTAGGACATAATGCTCCTATAATCGTTGTGAAGTTTAACCATTCAATGTTTATGAGGAAGTTTACCAATGCTCAGGAAGGGAAAACTGCACCTGTGGGGTGGACTAATGGGGCTTCGAAGACAGGAGGGAAAGAACCACAACCTTATAATGTTATTGCAATTGGGAGTCAGGACCGGACAATAACTGTATGGACGACTGCAAGCCCACGTCCTCTATTTGTTGCAAAGCATTTCTTTACTCAAAGTGTTGTGGATTTGTCCTG GAGCCCTGATGGTTATTCGCTCTTTGCATGTTCTTTGGATGGTTCGGTGGCTACTTTCCATTTTGAGGTGAAAGAACTTGGTCACCGGTTAAGCGATGCAGAACTAGATGAGTTGAAGAGAAATCGTTATGGTGATGTTAGAGGTCGGCAAGCAAACTTAGCTGAAAGCCCAGCACAGTTATTGCTTGAAGCAGCTTCTGCTAAGCAAGTGGCAAGCAAAAAGGTCTCTCTGGATGTTCAACAAAATCACACACTTGAGAAATCTTCTGCTCATGTGGGGGTTGCAACAAAAGCTTCTGAGACTCAGCTTGCTGATATGAAAAAGAGTGGAGGTGCTGCTCCTgattgtttaaataaagtttcgATGGCTACCCGAATATCTGGTCCTGTGAAGCAAAGAGAATATAGACGCCCTGATGGTAGAAAAAGGATTACTCCAGAAGCAGTTGGGGTGCCTTCCCAGCAGGAAAATATCTCTATGGGGGCTCAGTCCCAAGCACTTGACTTCCCTCCCATGTCTTCTGATCATAGGAAGGATGATAATGGTTTAGTTGTTGCTGATAGTGGCATTAGAGAAACTTCTTTCAGGGGAACACTTGGCCGAAGCACTGATACAAAGGAAAGATATGGGGCCACTGCCAGAGCTATGATTACTGAAAGTCTGGTTATTGAGAAGGTTCCTGCTTCCACAAGCAGAGATGAAAGCATAAACGTGGAACAAACAGGAAATGTGAAGGCGTGTAACTCAGTAGGCTCTAGTAGTTCTATTCTTTCAATCCGGGTGTTCGATAAGAAAGAATGGGAAGACACAGTGCCAATTTGTTTGGAAGCTCGACCTTGGGAACAAGCTGCAAATGATGTGTTTGGCATGGGAAATACATTTATTACGAAAGAAACTGAAATCACTTGCACAAGGGGGTTGCAAACTCTTTGGTCTGATAGGATATCTGGGAAAGTCACTGTTTTAGCTGGAAATGTAAACTTTTGGGCTGTTGGCTGTGAAGATGGTTGCATACAG GTTTACACTAAGTGTGGGAGACGTGCTATGCCAACAATGATGGTGGGATCTGCTGCAATATTTATAGATTGTGATGAGTGCTGGAAGTTGTTTTTGGTCACAAAAAAAGGATCCTTTTATCTGTGGGATCTATTCACACGGAACTGTCTTCTTAATGACTCCTTGACATCTCTGGTTACTTCAAACCCAAACCCATCTGCAAAAGATGCAG GCATAATCAAAGTTATATCAGCAAAACTATCAAGATCTGGATCACCTATTGTTGTTCTTGCGACTCGTCATGCATTCCTCTTCGACATGGGCCTGATGTGTTGGCTTAGGGTTGCAGATGACTGCTTTCCTGGGTCAAATTTTGCAAGTTCTTGGAATTTAACTTCAACACAGAGTGGTGAGCTGGCTGCATTGCAGGTTGATGTTAGGAAATATTTGGCCAGGAAGCCGGTGTGGAGCAG GGTGACTGATGACGGAGTACAGACACGTGCTCATTTGGAAGCTCAGTTGGCTTCTTCACTGGCTTTGAAGTCCCCTTCTGAATATCGCCAATGTCTCCTATCATACATACGCTTCCTTGCAAG AGAAGCAGATGAGTCCCGTTTGCGAGAAGTCTGTGAGAGTTTTCTTGGACCTCCTACTGGAATGATGGAAAATACATCTTTACATTCGAAGAACTTAGCATGGGATCCTTGTGTCCTT GGAATGAGGAAACATAAACTTTTAcgagaagaaattcttccagcAATGGCTTCAAATAGGAAAGTACAACGATTGCTTAATGAATTCATGGATCTCATTTCCGAATATGAAAGTGTTGAAACAAATATAGAGAAAAAATCTCACGCTTCACCAACAGAGAAAGCACCAGCAGCTGAATTAATGGACTCTTCCCCAACGGTGACAAATCAACTGAACTTGGTACCTGCACCAACAGATCAAATGAAGTCTGTTCATGCTTCAACTGATATAGTGGGCTCCCAGGTAGCAGTAAATCAAGAAAATTCTGCTCCACTAGCTAAAGATAAATTTGATTCAGATCATCCACCACCAGTGATTGATCAAGTTGGTCTTAGCTCACAAGATGCAGGTTCTTAA
- the LOC112164811 gene encoding protein HIRA isoform X2, with protein MIAEKPSWIKHEGLQIFSIDVQPGGLRLATGGGDHKVRIWNMKSLGRDMENEDSTQRLLATLRDHFGSVNCVRWAKHSRYVATGSDDQVILIHERKPGSGTTEFGSGEPPDVENWKVIMTLRGHTADVVDLNWSPDDSMLASGSLDNTIHIWNMSNGICTAVLRGHSSLVKGVTWDPIGSFIASQSDDKTVIIWKTSDWSLAHRTDGHWAKSLGSTFFRRLGWSPCGHFITTTHGFQKPRHSAPVLERGEWSATFDFLGHNAPIIVVKFNHSMFMRKFTNAQEGKTAPVGWTNGASKTGGKEPQPYNVIAIGSQDRTITVWTTASPRPLFVAKHFFTQSVVDLSWSPDGYSLFACSLDGSVATFHFEVKELGHRLSDAELDELKRNRYGDVRGRQANLAESPAQLLLEAASAKQVASKKVSLDVQQNHTLEKSSAHVGVATKASETQLADMKKSGGAAPDCLNKVSMATRISGPVKQREYRRPDGRKRITPEAVGVPSQQENISMGAQSQALDFPPMSSDHRKDDNGLVVADSGIRETSFRGTLGRSTDTKERYGATARAMITESLVIEKVPASTSRDESINVEQTGNVKACNSVGSSSSILSIRVFDKKEWEDTVPICLEARPWEQAANDVFGMGNTFITKETEITCTRGLQTLWSDRISGKVTVLAGNVNFWAVGCEDGCIQVYTKCGRRAMPTMMVGSAAIFIDCDECWKLFLVTKKGSFYLWDLFTRNCLLNDSLTSLVTSNPNPSAKDADDCFPGSNFASSWNLTSTQSGELAALQVDVRKYLARKPVWSRVTDDGVQTRAHLEAQLASSLALKSPSEYRQCLLSYIRFLAREADESRLREVCESFLGPPTGMMENTSLHSKNLAWDPCVLGMRKHKLLREEILPAMASNRKVQRLLNEFMDLISEYESVETNIEKKSHASPTEKAPAAELMDSSPTVTNQLNLVPAPTDQMKSVHASTDIVGSQVAVNQENSAPLAKDKFDSDHPPPVIDQVGLSSQDAGS; from the exons ATGATTGCGGAGAAGCCCAGTTGGATTAAGCACGAAGGACTGCAGATATTCTCCATTGATGTTCAGCCCGGTGGGCTTAGGCTTGCCACCGGTGGGGGCGATCACAAG GTACGAATATGGAACATGAAGTCTCTTGGCCGGGATATGGAAAATGAGGACTCAACTCAGAGGCTACTTGCAACCCTCCGTGATCACTTTGGCTCTGTTAACTGTGTTAGGTGGGCTAAGCACAGTCGTTATGTTGCAACAGGGTCTGATGATCAAGTGATTCTAATTCATGAGAGGAAGCCTGGTTCGGGAACCACCGAGTTTGGCAGTGGAGAGCCACCTGATGTTGAGAATTGGAAAGTTATAATGACTTTGAGAGGGCATACTGCTGATGTG GTGGATCTTAATTGGTCTCCAGATGACTCGATGTTGGCCAGTGGAAGTTTAGATAATACTATACATATCTGGAATATGAGCAATGGTATTTGCACTGCTGTTCTTAGGGGTCACTCTAGCCTGGTTAAAGGAGTTACTTGGGATCCCATTGGCTCGTTCATAGCAAGTCAATCAGACGATAAGACAGTAATTATTTGGAAGACAAGCGACTGGAGTCTTGCTCACAGGACTGACGGTCACTGGGCAAAATCA CTTGGATCTACCTTTTTCAGGCGTCTTGGATGGTCACCTTGTGGTCACTTCATTACTACTACTCATGGATTCCAGAAACCAAGGCATTCAGCACCTGTTCTTGAGAGAGGCGAATGGTCTGCCACATTTGACTTCCTAGGACATAATGCTCCTATAATCGTTGTGAAGTTTAACCATTCAATGTTTATGAGGAAGTTTACCAATGCTCAGGAAGGGAAAACTGCACCTGTGGGGTGGACTAATGGGGCTTCGAAGACAGGAGGGAAAGAACCACAACCTTATAATGTTATTGCAATTGGGAGTCAGGACCGGACAATAACTGTATGGACGACTGCAAGCCCACGTCCTCTATTTGTTGCAAAGCATTTCTTTACTCAAAGTGTTGTGGATTTGTCCTG GAGCCCTGATGGTTATTCGCTCTTTGCATGTTCTTTGGATGGTTCGGTGGCTACTTTCCATTTTGAGGTGAAAGAACTTGGTCACCGGTTAAGCGATGCAGAACTAGATGAGTTGAAGAGAAATCGTTATGGTGATGTTAGAGGTCGGCAAGCAAACTTAGCTGAAAGCCCAGCACAGTTATTGCTTGAAGCAGCTTCTGCTAAGCAAGTGGCAAGCAAAAAGGTCTCTCTGGATGTTCAACAAAATCACACACTTGAGAAATCTTCTGCTCATGTGGGGGTTGCAACAAAAGCTTCTGAGACTCAGCTTGCTGATATGAAAAAGAGTGGAGGTGCTGCTCCTgattgtttaaataaagtttcgATGGCTACCCGAATATCTGGTCCTGTGAAGCAAAGAGAATATAGACGCCCTGATGGTAGAAAAAGGATTACTCCAGAAGCAGTTGGGGTGCCTTCCCAGCAGGAAAATATCTCTATGGGGGCTCAGTCCCAAGCACTTGACTTCCCTCCCATGTCTTCTGATCATAGGAAGGATGATAATGGTTTAGTTGTTGCTGATAGTGGCATTAGAGAAACTTCTTTCAGGGGAACACTTGGCCGAAGCACTGATACAAAGGAAAGATATGGGGCCACTGCCAGAGCTATGATTACTGAAAGTCTGGTTATTGAGAAGGTTCCTGCTTCCACAAGCAGAGATGAAAGCATAAACGTGGAACAAACAGGAAATGTGAAGGCGTGTAACTCAGTAGGCTCTAGTAGTTCTATTCTTTCAATCCGGGTGTTCGATAAGAAAGAATGGGAAGACACAGTGCCAATTTGTTTGGAAGCTCGACCTTGGGAACAAGCTGCAAATGATGTGTTTGGCATGGGAAATACATTTATTACGAAAGAAACTGAAATCACTTGCACAAGGGGGTTGCAAACTCTTTGGTCTGATAGGATATCTGGGAAAGTCACTGTTTTAGCTGGAAATGTAAACTTTTGGGCTGTTGGCTGTGAAGATGGTTGCATACAG GTTTACACTAAGTGTGGGAGACGTGCTATGCCAACAATGATGGTGGGATCTGCTGCAATATTTATAGATTGTGATGAGTGCTGGAAGTTGTTTTTGGTCACAAAAAAAGGATCCTTTTATCTGTGGGATCTATTCACACGGAACTGTCTTCTTAATGACTCCTTGACATCTCTGGTTACTTCAAACCCAAACCCATCTGCAAAAGATGCAG ATGACTGCTTTCCTGGGTCAAATTTTGCAAGTTCTTGGAATTTAACTTCAACACAGAGTGGTGAGCTGGCTGCATTGCAGGTTGATGTTAGGAAATATTTGGCCAGGAAGCCGGTGTGGAGCAG GGTGACTGATGACGGAGTACAGACACGTGCTCATTTGGAAGCTCAGTTGGCTTCTTCACTGGCTTTGAAGTCCCCTTCTGAATATCGCCAATGTCTCCTATCATACATACGCTTCCTTGCAAG AGAAGCAGATGAGTCCCGTTTGCGAGAAGTCTGTGAGAGTTTTCTTGGACCTCCTACTGGAATGATGGAAAATACATCTTTACATTCGAAGAACTTAGCATGGGATCCTTGTGTCCTT GGAATGAGGAAACATAAACTTTTAcgagaagaaattcttccagcAATGGCTTCAAATAGGAAAGTACAACGATTGCTTAATGAATTCATGGATCTCATTTCCGAATATGAAAGTGTTGAAACAAATATAGAGAAAAAATCTCACGCTTCACCAACAGAGAAAGCACCAGCAGCTGAATTAATGGACTCTTCCCCAACGGTGACAAATCAACTGAACTTGGTACCTGCACCAACAGATCAAATGAAGTCTGTTCATGCTTCAACTGATATAGTGGGCTCCCAGGTAGCAGTAAATCAAGAAAATTCTGCTCCACTAGCTAAAGATAAATTTGATTCAGATCATCCACCACCAGTGATTGATCAAGTTGGTCTTAGCTCACAAGATGCAGGTTCTTAA
- the LOC112164811 gene encoding protein HIRA isoform X3: MLASGSLDNTIHIWNMSNGICTAVLRGHSSLVKGVTWDPIGSFIASQSDDKTVIIWKTSDWSLAHRTDGHWAKSLGSTFFRRLGWSPCGHFITTTHGFQKPRHSAPVLERGEWSATFDFLGHNAPIIVVKFNHSMFMRKFTNAQEGKTAPVGWTNGASKTGGKEPQPYNVIAIGSQDRTITVWTTASPRPLFVAKHFFTQSVVDLSWSPDGYSLFACSLDGSVATFHFEVKELGHRLSDAELDELKRNRYGDVRGRQANLAESPAQLLLEAASAKQVASKKVSLDVQQNHTLEKSSAHVGVATKASETQLADMKKSGGAAPDCLNKVSMATRISGPVKQREYRRPDGRKRITPEAVGVPSQQENISMGAQSQALDFPPMSSDHRKDDNGLVVADSGIRETSFRGTLGRSTDTKERYGATARAMITESLVIEKVPASTSRDESINVEQTGNVKACNSVGSSSSILSIRVFDKKEWEDTVPICLEARPWEQAANDVFGMGNTFITKETEITCTRGLQTLWSDRISGKVTVLAGNVNFWAVGCEDGCIQVYTKCGRRAMPTMMVGSAAIFIDCDECWKLFLVTKKGSFYLWDLFTRNCLLNDSLTSLVTSNPNPSAKDAGIIKVISAKLSRSGSPIVVLATRHAFLFDMGLMCWLRVADDCFPGSNFASSWNLTSTQSGELAALQVDVRKYLARKPVWSRVTDDGVQTRAHLEAQLASSLALKSPSEYRQCLLSYIRFLAREADESRLREVCESFLGPPTGMMENTSLHSKNLAWDPCVLGMRKHKLLREEILPAMASNRKVQRLLNEFMDLISEYESVETNIEKKSHASPTEKAPAAELMDSSPTVTNQLNLVPAPTDQMKSVHASTDIVGSQVAVNQENSAPLAKDKFDSDHPPPVIDQVGLSSQDAGS; encoded by the exons ATGTTGGCCAGTGGAAGTTTAGATAATACTATACATATCTGGAATATGAGCAATGGTATTTGCACTGCTGTTCTTAGGGGTCACTCTAGCCTGGTTAAAGGAGTTACTTGGGATCCCATTGGCTCGTTCATAGCAAGTCAATCAGACGATAAGACAGTAATTATTTGGAAGACAAGCGACTGGAGTCTTGCTCACAGGACTGACGGTCACTGGGCAAAATCA CTTGGATCTACCTTTTTCAGGCGTCTTGGATGGTCACCTTGTGGTCACTTCATTACTACTACTCATGGATTCCAGAAACCAAGGCATTCAGCACCTGTTCTTGAGAGAGGCGAATGGTCTGCCACATTTGACTTCCTAGGACATAATGCTCCTATAATCGTTGTGAAGTTTAACCATTCAATGTTTATGAGGAAGTTTACCAATGCTCAGGAAGGGAAAACTGCACCTGTGGGGTGGACTAATGGGGCTTCGAAGACAGGAGGGAAAGAACCACAACCTTATAATGTTATTGCAATTGGGAGTCAGGACCGGACAATAACTGTATGGACGACTGCAAGCCCACGTCCTCTATTTGTTGCAAAGCATTTCTTTACTCAAAGTGTTGTGGATTTGTCCTG GAGCCCTGATGGTTATTCGCTCTTTGCATGTTCTTTGGATGGTTCGGTGGCTACTTTCCATTTTGAGGTGAAAGAACTTGGTCACCGGTTAAGCGATGCAGAACTAGATGAGTTGAAGAGAAATCGTTATGGTGATGTTAGAGGTCGGCAAGCAAACTTAGCTGAAAGCCCAGCACAGTTATTGCTTGAAGCAGCTTCTGCTAAGCAAGTGGCAAGCAAAAAGGTCTCTCTGGATGTTCAACAAAATCACACACTTGAGAAATCTTCTGCTCATGTGGGGGTTGCAACAAAAGCTTCTGAGACTCAGCTTGCTGATATGAAAAAGAGTGGAGGTGCTGCTCCTgattgtttaaataaagtttcgATGGCTACCCGAATATCTGGTCCTGTGAAGCAAAGAGAATATAGACGCCCTGATGGTAGAAAAAGGATTACTCCAGAAGCAGTTGGGGTGCCTTCCCAGCAGGAAAATATCTCTATGGGGGCTCAGTCCCAAGCACTTGACTTCCCTCCCATGTCTTCTGATCATAGGAAGGATGATAATGGTTTAGTTGTTGCTGATAGTGGCATTAGAGAAACTTCTTTCAGGGGAACACTTGGCCGAAGCACTGATACAAAGGAAAGATATGGGGCCACTGCCAGAGCTATGATTACTGAAAGTCTGGTTATTGAGAAGGTTCCTGCTTCCACAAGCAGAGATGAAAGCATAAACGTGGAACAAACAGGAAATGTGAAGGCGTGTAACTCAGTAGGCTCTAGTAGTTCTATTCTTTCAATCCGGGTGTTCGATAAGAAAGAATGGGAAGACACAGTGCCAATTTGTTTGGAAGCTCGACCTTGGGAACAAGCTGCAAATGATGTGTTTGGCATGGGAAATACATTTATTACGAAAGAAACTGAAATCACTTGCACAAGGGGGTTGCAAACTCTTTGGTCTGATAGGATATCTGGGAAAGTCACTGTTTTAGCTGGAAATGTAAACTTTTGGGCTGTTGGCTGTGAAGATGGTTGCATACAG GTTTACACTAAGTGTGGGAGACGTGCTATGCCAACAATGATGGTGGGATCTGCTGCAATATTTATAGATTGTGATGAGTGCTGGAAGTTGTTTTTGGTCACAAAAAAAGGATCCTTTTATCTGTGGGATCTATTCACACGGAACTGTCTTCTTAATGACTCCTTGACATCTCTGGTTACTTCAAACCCAAACCCATCTGCAAAAGATGCAG GCATAATCAAAGTTATATCAGCAAAACTATCAAGATCTGGATCACCTATTGTTGTTCTTGCGACTCGTCATGCATTCCTCTTCGACATGGGCCTGATGTGTTGGCTTAGGGTTGCAGATGACTGCTTTCCTGGGTCAAATTTTGCAAGTTCTTGGAATTTAACTTCAACACAGAGTGGTGAGCTGGCTGCATTGCAGGTTGATGTTAGGAAATATTTGGCCAGGAAGCCGGTGTGGAGCAG GGTGACTGATGACGGAGTACAGACACGTGCTCATTTGGAAGCTCAGTTGGCTTCTTCACTGGCTTTGAAGTCCCCTTCTGAATATCGCCAATGTCTCCTATCATACATACGCTTCCTTGCAAG AGAAGCAGATGAGTCCCGTTTGCGAGAAGTCTGTGAGAGTTTTCTTGGACCTCCTACTGGAATGATGGAAAATACATCTTTACATTCGAAGAACTTAGCATGGGATCCTTGTGTCCTT GGAATGAGGAAACATAAACTTTTAcgagaagaaattcttccagcAATGGCTTCAAATAGGAAAGTACAACGATTGCTTAATGAATTCATGGATCTCATTTCCGAATATGAAAGTGTTGAAACAAATATAGAGAAAAAATCTCACGCTTCACCAACAGAGAAAGCACCAGCAGCTGAATTAATGGACTCTTCCCCAACGGTGACAAATCAACTGAACTTGGTACCTGCACCAACAGATCAAATGAAGTCTGTTCATGCTTCAACTGATATAGTGGGCTCCCAGGTAGCAGTAAATCAAGAAAATTCTGCTCCACTAGCTAAAGATAAATTTGATTCAGATCATCCACCACCAGTGATTGATCAAGTTGGTCTTAGCTCACAAGATGCAGGTTCTTAA